The Lentzea guizhouensis genome contains a region encoding:
- a CDS encoding dienelactone hydrolase family protein has translation MARRVITLTAKQALEQLSRPGPHPVLRGDLALVGLPGVVFAPAAGLGLPAVAFGHGWMQPVRRYHGLLRHLASWGIVAAAPAVERGPLLSARVLSANLLTTLDICCGVRLGSGEISVDPARVALAGHSMGGGAAVLAAASASRVRAVVTLAATETRPSALDAARDVVAPGLHLAAGEDRIAPPVGHAEAIASAWGGPVQLRLLPKASHLGFTEGRHWSELMLDGHGERGAQKLGRAFVTAFLLRVLGGERGYDELLGSDVKNAELVFQREALKRPA, from the coding sequence AGCTCAGCAGGCCAGGTCCCCACCCGGTGCTGCGCGGCGACCTCGCACTCGTCGGCCTGCCCGGCGTCGTCTTCGCCCCCGCCGCGGGCCTCGGCCTGCCCGCGGTCGCGTTCGGACACGGCTGGATGCAGCCGGTTCGCCGCTACCACGGCCTTTTGCGCCACCTCGCCTCGTGGGGCATCGTCGCAGCGGCCCCGGCCGTCGAACGCGGCCCCCTGCTCTCCGCGCGCGTGCTGTCCGCCAACCTCCTGACCACTTTGGACATCTGCTGCGGCGTCCGGCTGGGCTCCGGCGAGATCAGCGTCGACCCGGCACGCGTGGCACTGGCCGGGCACTCGATGGGCGGCGGCGCGGCCGTGCTGGCCGCTGCCTCGGCCTCACGGGTGCGCGCGGTTGTGACGTTGGCCGCAACCGAGACGCGGCCGTCGGCGTTGGACGCGGCGCGGGACGTTGTCGCGCCCGGACTGCACCTGGCGGCTGGGGAAGACCGGATCGCACCGCCCGTGGGGCACGCGGAGGCGATCGCGTCCGCGTGGGGTGGGCCGGTGCAGCTGCGGTTGCTGCCCAAGGCGTCACATCTCGGGTTCACCGAGGGTCGGCACTGGAGCGAGCTCATGCTGGACGGGCACGGGGAGCGGGGGGCGCAGAAGCTGGGGAGGGCTTTTGTGACCGCGTTCCTGTTGCGGGTGCTGGGTGGGGAGCGCGGATATGACGAGCTGCTGGGCAGTGATGTGAAGAATGCTGAGCTGGTGTTTCAGCGGGAGGCGTTGAAGAGGCCGGCGTAG